AATCCTGTTGAACGTACAGTCATGAGCATCAAACTGGAATACATCAATAGTGGCTCATCAAAATATATGCTTGAGCTTTTACGGATTATGAAAATCAACCACGACTCGGGAAAGGATGTAAAGATCCTCTGGTATTTTGAAGAAGGGGACGAATCCATTGAAGAGCTGGGAATTCATTATGAGCAGACCATACAGATTCCCTTTGAGCACATCGAGTATTATTAGGGTTCTGTAACAGCAAGTCCATGTATGCAGGCTGTACTTACAAGTATGGCCTTTTTTACTTTATGTCCGCCCCTCGCTTCATACCTTTATCGACTTCCCCATCCTCCATGCTGGAATATGCCAGTCAGCAATAAAAAAAGGGAGCCTGTAAGGGCTCCCCATGCTTGTATCATGAAAGAAGGTATTTATGCATGATCCACACTGT
This DNA window, taken from Bacteroidales bacterium, encodes the following:
- a CDS encoding DUF1987 domain-containing protein, with protein sequence MEDLFLKKTFNSPEVEFITDTGELSIEGRSIPEDPGEFFESLIDWINEYFLNPVERTVMSIKLEYINSGSSKYMLELLRIMKINHDSGKDVKILWYFEEGDESIEELGIHYEQTIQIPFEHIEYY